From one Amaranthus tricolor cultivar Red isolate AtriRed21 chromosome 17, ASM2621246v1, whole genome shotgun sequence genomic stretch:
- the LOC130804538 gene encoding uncharacterized protein LOC130804538, protein MKVVWSPDNASKAYIDTVKSCKLNQESGVAELISAMAAGWNSKLIVETWSNGNFTPRSIGLAIAARHTDGRHVCIVPDEHSRNDYLHAMSSSTTGITSPEILIGEPEEIMSELDGVDFLVVDSRRRNFCRFLRLARLSSRGAVLVCKNAEAKTTSCAFNWRGVLDGGKYRVIRTAFLPVGPGLDIAHVAPSCVLGSTAGINSVKSSNKRRWIRHVDRISGEEHVIRTY, encoded by the exons ATGAAGGTGGTTTGGTCTCCTGATAATGCTTCTAAAGCTTATATTGATACTGTTAAATCT TGTAAACTAAACCAAGAATCAGGAGTAGCAGAGCTAATATCAGCCATGGCAGCAGGATGGAATTCAAAACTGATAGTAGAAACCTGGTCGAACGGAAACTTCACTCCAAGAAGCATAGGTCTCGCAATCGCCGCACGACATACCGATGGTCGTCACGTGTGTATAGTTCCCGACGAACATTCTAGAAACGACTACTTACATGCTATGTCATCATCCACCACAGGAATTACATCGCCGGAGATTCTCATCGGAGAACCAGAAGAAATCATGTCAGAGCTTGATGGCGTTGACTTTTTAGTAGTGGATAGTCGGCGAAGAAACTTTTGCAGGTTTCTAAGGTTAGCAAGATTGAGTAGTAGAGGGGCAGTTTTGGTATGTAAAAATGCAGAGGCAAAAACGACGTCGTGTGCGTTTAATTGGAGAGGAGTTTTGGATGGAGGAAAGTATCGGGTGATTCGCACTGCTTTTCTTCCTGTGGGACCGGGGTTGGATATCGCACACGTGGCGCCATCTTGCGTGTTAGGATCTACCGCCGGTATTAATTCCGTGAAGAGTAGTAATAAGAGGCGTTGGATTAGACATGTCGATCGAATTTCAGGCGAAGAGCACGTCATACGAACGTATTAA